A region of Centropristis striata isolate RG_2023a ecotype Rhode Island chromosome 17, C.striata_1.0, whole genome shotgun sequence DNA encodes the following proteins:
- the LOC131989800 gene encoding carboxypeptidase Z-like, translating into MLLVLLHFLVLVSCAPPRCDPSFRGVCKPIVEEKPKCTDVLLSYCDDMSYAETMFPNILGHKTREDAEASAEYLLISVAESLLKGECNPEIRMLGCSVLTPRCQKETVLKPCRSTCETVRKRCSQVFEGIEMAWPYFLDCDRFFVSDEEGCYDPLEGLRAEQDAEAVDSMEFLSPEEPANIMQFTYHSTAQMISVLKKTEEQCSDIAKTYSIGRSVEGRELLVIEFSNNPGEHELLEPEMKYIGNIHGNEVLGRQLLIYLAQYLCSEYLLGNERIQTLINTTRIHILPSMNPDGYELAVSGLHDNNYSDDEEQGPRYDSSNIGRNNAQNLDLNRNFPDLTSIVYGRRRHKGSRSDHVPIPDYYWFGKVAPETYAVMKWIRSVPFVLSANFHDGDLVVSYPYDLSKHPLERNMFSPTQDDKVFKLLAKTYAMSHERMANENAGCGSSRTHSEKGTVNGAQWSSISGGMQDFNYLHTNCFEVTVELGCDRFPPEEELFIAWHENAEALITFMEAAHRGIKGVVKDEEGNSIKGARVSVRGIRHDVTTAENGDYWRLLAPGTHIVSASAPGFTRALKKVQLPRMATAGRVDFVLQKAAVELDNQEEEDALMGSYDRFDPYNQYERYTLMADMSSTREERAEKPWWWNYFVLPGAPAPTWLLKHY; encoded by the exons ATGCTGCTCGTCCTGCTGCACTTCTTGGTCCTTGTGTCTTGTGCTCCTCCACGGTGTGACCCATCATTTCgag GAGTGTGCAAGCCAATAGTGGAAGAAAAAC CCAAATGCACAGATGTGTTGCTCTCCTACTGCGACGACATGTCCTACGCTGAGACCATGTTCCCCAACATCCTCGGCCACAAGACCCGTGAGGACGCCGAGGCCAGCGCCGAGTACCTCCTCATCAGCGTCGCTGAGTCTCTGCTCAAGGGAGAGTGCAACCCTGAGATCCGCATGCTGGGCTGCTCCGTGCTGACCCCGCGCTGCCAGAAGGAGACGGTGCTGAAGCCCTGCCGCTCCACCTGTGAGACGGTGCGTAAGAGGTGCAGCCAGGTTTTCGAGGGGATAGAGATGGCGTGGCCCTACTTTCTGGACTGTGATCGCTTCTTTGTGAGTGACGAAGAGGGATGTTATGACCCACTGGAGGGCCTCAGGG CGGAGCAGGATGCAGAGGCTGTTGACAGCATGGAGTTTCTTTCCCCCGAGGAGCCCGCCAACATCATGCAGTTCACCTATCACTCCACCGCTCAGATGATCAGCGTGTTGAAGAAAACTGAGGAGCAATGCTCCGACATCGCCAAGACTTACAGCATCGGTCGCAGCGTGGAGGGCCGGGAGCTGCTGGTCATCGAGTTCTCTAACAACCCCGGAGAACATGAACTGC TGGAGCCAGAGATGAAGTACATCGGAAACATTCATGGAAACGAAGTGCTGGGCCGGCAGCTGCTGATCTACCTGGCTCAGTACCTGTGTTCAGAGTACCTGCTGGGCAACGAACGCATCCAGACGCTCATCAACACCACCCGCATCCACATTCTGCCCTCCATGAACCCTGACGGCTACGAGCTGGCTGTTTCTGGGCTCCACGACAACAACTACAGTGATGATGAGGAGCAG GGGCCCAGATACGACTCCAGCAACATAGGCAGAAACAACGCTCAGAACCTGGACCTGAACAGGAACTTCCCTGATCTGACCTCCATCGTCTACGGCCGCCGCAGACACAAGGGCTCCCGCTCCGACCACGTCCCCATCCCAGACTATTACTGGTTTGGTAAG GTAGCACCAGAGACTTACGCTGTGATGAAGTGGATCCGCTCCGTCCCCTTCGTGCTGTCTGCTAACTTCCATGATGGAGACCTGGTGGTGTCGTACCCCTACGACCTGTCCAAACACCCGCTGGAGAGGAACATGTTCTCCCCAACACAGGACGACAAG gtatTCAAGCTTCTTGCGAAAACATATGCAATGTCACACGAGAGGATGGCGAATGAAAATGCGGGGTGTGGATCTTCTCGTACTCACAGTGAGAAAGGAACCGTTAATGGAGCTCAGTGGTCCAGCATCTCAGGTG GCATGCAAGACTTCAACTACCTCCACACCAACTGCTTTGAGGTGACGGTGGAGCTGGGTTGTGATAGATTTCCTCCTGAAGAGGAACTCTTCATCGCCTGGCATGAAAACGCTGAGGCTCTGATCACATTTATGGAAGCA GCCCATCGAGGCATCAAAGGCGTGGTGAAGGACGAGGAGGGAAACTCAATCAAAGGAGCTCGAGTATCAGTGAGAGGAATCCGCCATGACGTCACCACAG CTGAGAACGGAGACTACTGGCGCCTCCTGGCTCCTGGGACCCACATCGTGAGCGCCTCGGCCCCGGGCTTCACCAGAGCCTTGAAGAAAGTGCAGCTGCCTCGCATGGCCACAGCGGGCCGGGTGGACTTTGTGTTGCAGAAAGCTGCAGTAGAACTGGACaaccaggaggaggaagacgccCTCATGGGCTCCTACGACCGCTTTGACCCCTACAACCAGTACGAGCGCTACACCCTCATGGCTGACATGAGCTCCACCCgcgaagagagagcagagaagccCTGGTGGTGGAACTACTTCGTCCTGCCGGGAGCTCCTGCTCCAACCTGGCTGCTCAAACACTATTAG
- the gpr78b gene encoding G-protein coupled receptor 26, which translates to MDFAEVLFALFIVVVAVVSLLSNLLVLLCFVHSTEIRRQVPGVFTMNLSFCNILITVLNMPATLVGIIRDQQPFGDCICHTVSFLETFLTANTMLSMAALSIDRWIAVVFPLSYSTKMRYKDALIMVCYSWLHSFTFSLTALLFSWLDYNHVYASCTLQPSQESSDRIKFTIFTVVFHATSFMLSLLILCFTYLKVLKVARFHCKRIDIITMQTLFLLVDIHPSVKQRCLAEQKRRKQRATKKISIFIGSFIICFAPYVITRLAELLPFVDVNRRWGIISKCLTYSKAASDPFAYSLLRQQYKKVLVTVVNRLLRRDLYPSSGHNSSLDTENDYCLQRIS; encoded by the exons ATGGACTTTGCTGAGGTCCTCTTCGCTTTGTTCATCGTTGTGGTCGCGGTCGTCTCGCTGTTGTCCAACTTGTTGGTGCTGTTATGTTTCGTCCACAGCACCGAGATCCGCCGGCAGGTGCCCGGGGTCTTCACCATGAACCTGTCCTTCTGCAACATCCTCATCACGGTGCTCAACATGCCGGCCACTCTGGTGGGGATTATCCGGGACCAGCAGCCTTTTGGGGATTGCATTTGCCACACGGTGAGCTTTCTGGAGACTTTCCTCACCGCCAACACCATGCTGAGCATGGCGGCCCTCAGCATAGACCGGTGGATAGCGGTGGTCTTCCCGCTCAGCTACTCCACTAAGATGCGCTACAAGGACGCGCTGATCATGGTGTGCTACTCCTGGCTGCACTCCTTCACCTTCTCCCTGACCGCGCTGCTCTTCTCCTGGCTCGACTACAACCACGTGTATGCGTCCTGCACGCTGCAGCCCAGCCAGGAGAGCAGCGACAGGATTAAGTTTACAATCTTCACCGTCGTTTTCCACGCCACCAGTTTCATGCTCTCCCTGCTCATATTGTGTTTCACCTACCTGAAGGTGCTGAAAGTGGCCAGGTTTCACTGCAAGAGGATTGACATAATCACCATGCAGACTCTTTTCCTCCTGGTCGACATTCACCCGAG tgtGAAACAAAGATGTTTAGCAGAGCAAAAGAGGAGAAAGCAGAGAGCCACAAAGAAGATCAGCATCTTCATCGGCTCATTCATCATCTGCTTTGCTCCTTATGTAATTACAAG GCTGGCCGAGCTTCTTCCCTTCGTGGACGTCAACCGCCGCTGGGGAATCATCAGTAAGTGCCTGACCTACAGCAAGGCTGCGTCCGACCCCTTTGCCTACTCCCTCCTACGTCAGCAGTACAAAAAAGTCCTGGTAACTGTGGTCAACAGGCTGCTGCGCCGTGACCTGTACCCCTCATCAGGCCATAACAGCTCTCTAGACACAGAGAACGACTACTGTCTCCAGAGGATCAGCTAA